In the Gossypium arboreum isolate Shixiya-1 chromosome 10, ASM2569848v2, whole genome shotgun sequence genome, one interval contains:
- the LOC108489543 gene encoding serine/threonine-protein kinase-like protein ACR4 produces MGLISLLIRDSSVWVSLGALLNLWWVVSGLGSMSSIAISYGENGPVFCGLKPDGSHLVTCYGSNAAVIYGTPSHFPFVGLTAGDGFVCGLLMDSNQPYCWGSSGYIEMGVPQPMIKGAEYVEISAGDYHLCGLRKPLTGKHRNYALVDCWGYNMTKNYMFDGQIESLSAGSEFNCGLFSQNMTVLCWGDETSSRVISLIPREMRFQKVAAGGYHVCGISEGLNSRVFCWGRSLNLEEELSVPVAYSRQGNVDLPPKDPMLRVVGGKFHACGIKSYDHQVVCWGFILKPSTPAPKGVKVYVIAAGNYFTCGVIAEKSFLPVCWGVGFPTSLPTAVSPGLCKDTPCAPGSYEVSPENAPCKSPNLHICMPCSIGCPAEMYQKSGCTLKSDRVCDYNCSSCNSVECISNCSSNSEATNGSKNERFWSLQLPIIVAEIAFAVLLLIIVSLTAVLYVRYRLQNCRCKAKESKSKKANEIASYRKENVKVRPDLDELKIRRAQMFNYEELERATGGFKEESVVGKGSFSCVYKGVLKDGTVVAVKKAIMSSDKQKNSKEFHTELDLLSRLNHAHLLNLLGYCEEGGERLLVYEFMAHGSLHQHLHGKNKALKEQLDWVRRVTIAVQAARGIEYLHGYACPPVIHRDIKSSNILIDEEHNARVADFGLSLLGPADSSCPLAELPAGTLGYLDPEYYRLHYLTTKSDVYSFGVLLLEILSGRKAIDMQYEEGNIVEWAVPLIKSGDISAVLDPVLKPPADIEALKRIANVASKCVRMRGKERPSMDKVTTALERALAQLMGSPCSEQPILPTEVILGSNRMHKKSSQRSSNRSVSETEVAEEVEDQRFEFRAPSWITFPSVTSSQRRKSSVSEADVEGKNIEGRNMGNVGYGGDGLRSLEEEIGPASPQQSLFLQHNF; encoded by the coding sequence ATGGGGCTTATCAGCTTACTGATTAGAGATTCCTCTGTCTGGGTCTCACTTGGGGCTTTGTTAAATTTGTGGTGGGTAGTTTCAGGTTTAGGCTCAATGTCCAGCATTGCCATTTCTTATGGTGAGAATGGACCTGTATTTTGTGGTTTAAAACCTGATGGCTCACATCTTGTGACCTGCTATGGGTCAAATGCTGCAGTCATCTACGGGACCCCTTCTCATTTCCCATTTGTGGGTCTAACTGCTGGTGATGGCTTTGTTTGTGGGCTGTTGATGGATTCCAATCAACCTTATTGTTGGGGAAGCAGTGGCTATATCGAAATGGGAGTTCCTCAACCGATGATCAAGGGAGCTGAGTACGTAGAAATCAGTGCAGGCGATTACCATTTATGTGGTTTGAGAAAGCCTTTAACTGGAAAGCATAGAAATTATGCTTTGGTTGATTGTTGGGGTTATAATATGACCAAGAACTATATGTTTGATGGGCAGATTGAATCACTCTCAGCAGGCTCAGAGTTTAACTGCGGATTGTTTTCTCAGAACATGACTGTTTTGTGTTGGGGCGATGAGACTAGTAGCCGTGTCATTAGCTTAATTCCTAGAGAAATGAGGTTTCAAAAGGTTGCAGCTGGTGGTTATCATGTTTGTGGGATTTCGGAAGGGCTGAATTCTAGAGTCTTTTGCTGGGGAAGGAGCTTGAACCTCGAAGAAGAACTATCCGTGCCGGTTGCATATTCTCGTCAAGGAAATGTTGATTTGCCACCAAAAGATCCGATGCTTAGAGTTGTTGGAGGAAAGTTCCATGCTTGTGGAATCAAGAGCTATGACCACCAAGTGGTTTGCTGGGGTTTCATTCTCAAACCAAGTACCCCAGCTCCCAAAGGTGTTAAAGTCTATGTGATTGCAGCTGGAAATTACTTCACTTGTGGTGTTATAGCCGAAAAATCCTTTCTCCCGGTTTGTTGGGGCGTTGGGTTCCCGACCTCACTCCCTACCGCTGTCTCACCTGGACTTTGCAAAGACACTCCTTGTGCACCGGGTTCCTACGAAGTTAGTCCAGAGAATGCACCTTGCAAGTCTCCTAACTTACATATTTGTATGCCCTGCAGCATTGGTTGCCCCGCTGAAATGTACCAAAAATCGGGATGTACTTTGAAGTCAGATCGAGTTTGTGATTACAATTGTTCTAGTTGTAACTCAGTGGAATGCATCTCAAATTGTTCTTCGAATTCTGAAGCTACTAATGGAAGTAAGAATGAAAGGTTTTGGTCACTGCAATTGCCGATCATCGTCGCGGAGATTGCTTTTGCTGTGTTACTGCTGATCATCGTGTCCTTAACTGCAGTTTTATATGTCCGATACAGGTTGCAGAACTGTCGCTGCAAAGCAAAAGAGTCGAAGTCCAAGAAAGCTAATGAGATTGCTTCTTACCGAAAAGAAAACGTAAAAGTGCGTCCTGACTTAGACGAGCTTAAGATCAGGAGAGCTCAGATGTTCAATTATGAAGAACTTGAGAGGGCCACTGGTGGATTCAAAGAAGAATCTGTTGTTGGAAAAGGAAGTTTCTCATGTGTTTATAAAGGGGTATTGAAAGATGGGACCGTTGTTGCAGTTAAAAAGGCCATAATGTCTTCGGATAAACAGAAGAATTCAAAAGAGTTCCACACAGAGTTGGATCTATTGTCAAGATTGAATCATGCCCATCTTTTGAATCTGCTTGGATATTGTGAAGAAGGCGGAGAACGGCTTCTTGTTTATGAGTTTATGGCTCATGGATCTTTGCATCAGCATCTTCATGGAAAGAACAAAGCCTTGAAAGAGCAATTAGATTGGGTCCGAAGGGTCACCATTGCCGTCCAAGCTGCTCGGGGAATTGAATACTTGCATGGTTACGCTTGCCCGCCAGTGATTCATAGGGACATCAAATCCTCAAACATTCTCATAGATGAAGAACACAATGCTCGAGTGGCTGACTTCGGTCTCTCTTTACTAGGACCTGCAGATAGTAGCTGTCCATTAGCCGAGCTACCTGCTGGAACACTCGGTTATCTTGATCCAGAATACTACAGGCTTCACTACCTCACAACAAAATCCGATGTCTACAGCTTCGGCGTATTACTATTGGAAATTTTAAGCGGACGAAAAGCCATTGATATGCAATACGAAGAAGGGAATATAGTGGAGTGGGCAGTTCCATTGATTAAATCAGGAGACATATCTGCAGTCCTAGACCCAGTTTTGAAACCTCCAGCAGACATCGAAGCTTTGAAAAGGATTGCAAATGTGGCTTCCAAATGTGTGAGaatgagaggaaaagagagacCATCAATGGATAAAGTGACCACCGCCTTAGAGCGAGCTCTAGCACAGTTGATGGGCAGTCCATGTAGCGAACAACCAATTTTGCCAACGGAGGTTATCTTGGGAAGTAACAGAATGCACAAGAAGTCCTCTCAAAGGTCTTCGAATCGGTCAGTCTCGGAAACTGAAGTTGCGGAAGAAGTTGAGGATCAAAGGTTTGAGTTTAGAGCTCCTTCGTGGATTACATTCCCGAGTGTAACTTCATCTCAAAGGCGGAAATCATCGGTATCGGAAGCTGATGTGGAGGGAAAGAACATAGAAGGAAGAAACATGGGCAATGTAGGGTACGGTGGGGATGGTTTGAGAAGCTTGGAAGAAGAGATAGGCCCTGCATCTCCTCAACAAAGCTTGTTCTTACAACACAATTTCTAA